From one Psilocybe cubensis strain MGC-MH-2018 chromosome 13, whole genome shotgun sequence genomic stretch:
- a CDS encoding Sacsin, with protein MPETAGEYVDIPALLKGILNGYPGNTAIFREYLQNTDDAQATTQDFVLDERVFPSERLLDPSLKGSQGPALLAVNNKVLEETDWTALQKIHSSSKAEDESRTGKNGLGFRASYHLTENPHLLSGRKLLVLDAHRHFNPHAGGVLIDFVQEGPNYPDQMAPFLSYLDSPDCPYTGTIFRFPLRTESQAQTSRIKDTATSVEEMLELLEMFCMNEAEETILFLKYTTQIKVTHVQRDGNTIVLGMVKVENEGQRGEGATYRHITITRRDGSETTRTWCIYRLTTSREQAAAVIQSQLGYDVLAKLHTEKLSAVVELAFPLAGPPANGRLFTLLPLPISTGFPVHLNATFALTPDRQSLKNLLEVGNQRSRERLLVEWNKIMFALWAPSAWAGLLVELVSRDSVDLGYIWSIWPPQQLDKRTYWADLPRKVAQEVINRRLPLFPCLPRDSLPISFASLHDPSVLLAGPHPGIDLEALVNLDVCIVQPPPYLFSIITSLGLPFKASILSPQSLYERLIKTYSETRPPPCNETDVHTITDYLASLNSLPTIDLIRHLAWFSCTDSENSRVALGSVSKKYVIPLTEEETILFGAHPHMLSWGCMSERLRTHVSNASNFVTLNISTLKPNDVVTVLNTKFRHFQPRTSEIREEDHRWLVHFWSWMARWPKLDEFFRISLNKCGDLYILPTAERSLRKLSSRSFIFRNTAPAAVEAWKLLGVHPLHPDLADYPASMMKPVVEAPKSIGYVPLLIRSCDTRAQSRLSQDALIALQKSIFEGLPSAGSPRFILSSQECSRLAAMQVFSLRTQQGDLHTLGSIRGHAIYIEVDDAFPLPLQPDMDDAIYVDMRDEPTARFVKLVNATLPPVLNEVDFVRIAFDHWALQTLDEKDYIISWIFDHLRVVPQELLTRLKDIPFVEVEGTAQRVIPSGLIDPTSSLAPLYAQEVAKFPAGVFRTKYLPTMRNLGLLDLRLDVNVLKERIDYLSTGHSDPDRFRKAKHLMHLLNQSWEPQFKEQIVYARSRKWMPCSPNAALPQCLECPYQCRDRYSGRGKNENPFYFDLALSILPSEIQVVSNAFREALGWLDIIRPETLVKQFRMTVDLEPSSERNDRLMALIHYLGSLHHDHKLSFEVVEDLIAAAADKAWIPISKYGEDTVKTKFALLLPEIDLKPPFFHIENFQYPAFLEEMGCTARPKLDVLVEELARIDFESARGVAASICILQEIADAHPGFDAGLILIPGDNNEGLPLHRVFFQDIHFLGLSGCMTELVPTHSSVSRALAESMGVPFLSALMLDTNPGGVEDENEEEEQMSEDFVNRIQGFLREFDVRYALNEFLANADDAKAS; from the exons ATGCCGGAGACAGCTGGGGAATACGTAGATATCCCAGCGCTTCTCAAGGGCATTCTGAATGGATATCCTGGGAATACAGCCATCTTCCGAGAGTATCTCCAAAACACAGATGATGCCCAAGCAACAACCCAG GACTTTGTGCTCGATGAGCGTGTTTTTCCCTCTGAAAGACTCCTGGACCCATCGCTAAAGGGAAGCCAGGGACCTGCTTTACTGGCGGTCAACAATAAAGTTCTCGAGGAGACAGATTGGACGGCGCTTCAAAAGATTCACTCATCGAGCAAAGCAGAGGATGAAAG TCGGACTGGGAAGAATGGGCTCGGATTTAGGGCATCGTATCAT CTCACGGAAAATCCCCACCTTCTTTCCGGACGCAAACTTCTTGTCCTCGATGCCCACCGCCATTTTAATCCTCACGCTGGTGGTGTTCTTATCGACTTTGTTCAAGAGGGGCCCAACTATCCTGACCAGATGGCCCCTTTCCTTTCGTATCTCGACAGCCCTGACTGCCCGTACACGGGAACCATATTCCGATTCCCACTTCGCACAGAGAGTCAGGCACAGACAAGCAGGATTAAAGATACCGCAACCTCCGTTGAGGAGATGCTCGAGCTTCTTGAGATGTTCTGCATGAATGAGGCCGAGGAGACCATTCTGTTCCTCAAATACACCACTCAAATAAAAGTGACACACGTCCAACGCGATGGCAATACAATCGTCCTTGGGATGGTCAAGGTAGAAAATGAAGGACAGAGAGGAGAAGGTGCAACATATCGGCACATCACCATCACTCGCCGTGACGGCAGTGAGACGACACGCACGTGGTGCATCTACCGCCTGACCACAAGTAGAGAGCAGGCGGCGGCTGTCATCCAATCGCAGCTTGGATATGATGTTCTTGCCAAACTACATACGGAGAAGCTTTCAGCGGTGGTGGAACTCGCTTTCCCGCTCGCAGGACCGCCCGCCAATGGGCGTCTGTTTACCTTACTCCCATTGCCTATTTCTACTGGGTTTCCGGTACATCTGAACGCAACATTTGCCCTGACACCTGATCGGCAAAGTTTGAAGAATTTGCTGGAGGTCGGAAATCAGAGATCGCGTGAAAG GCTTCTTGTAGAGTGGAACAAAATTATGTTTGCGTTGTGGGCACCTTCAGCATGGGCCGGTCTTCTTGTCGAGTTGGTCAGCCGCGATTCCGTTGACCTGGGGTATATCTGGTCCATTTGGCCCCCGCAGCAACTTGACAAGCGCACTTACTGGGCAGATCTTCCTCGTAAAGTTGCTCAAGAGGTCATCAATCGTCGTCTACCTCTTTTCCCCTGCCTTCCAAGAGATAGCCTTCCGATTTCCTTCGCCTCTCTTCACGATCCTTCTGTTTTGCTCGCAGGTCCTCATCCAGGTATTGACTTGGAAGCCCTTGTAAATTTGGATGTTTGCATTGTCCAACCACCGCCATATCTTTTTTCCATCATTACCAGTCTGGGTTTGCCTTTTAAGGCATCTATCCTATCTCCACAGTCCTTGTATGAACGCCTGATAAAGACCTATTCCGAAACTCGACCGCCGCCATGCAATGAGACAGATGTGCATACCATTACGGATTACCTAGCCTCCTTGAACTCCTTACCAACAATCGACCTCATCCGTCACCTAGCTTGGTTCTCTTGCACAGATTCAGAAAATTCTCGCGTCGCTCTAGGCTCGGTGTCAAAAAAATATGTGATACCTTTGACCGAGGAAGAGACGATACTTTTCGGTGCTCATCCTCATATGTTATCGTGGGGCTGCATGTCTGAAAGGTTACGTACACACGTGTCTAATGCATCTAATTTTGTCACCTTGAACATCTCCACGCTCAAACCTAATGATGTGGTCACTGTCCTCAACACAAAGTTCCGACATTTCCAGCCACGGACGTCAGAGATCAGAGAGGAAGATCATCGCTGGCTTGTTCATTTCTGGTCCTGGATGGCAAGGTGGCCAAAGTTGGATGAATTCTTCCGCATCTCTTTAAACAAATGTGGGGATCTATACATCCTCCCAACTGCTGAAAGAAGCCTCCGGAAGTTGTCCAGTCGTTCATTTATTTTCCGCAACACCGCACCGGCTGCGGTCGAGGCCTGGAAACTTCTCGGCGTACATCCGCTGCATCCCGACCTCGCTGATTATCCTGCATCCATGATGAAACCCGTTGTCGAAGCACCCAAAAGCATCGGTTACGTCCCGCTCCTCATACGTTCTTGTGATACCAGGGCACAGTCACGTCTGTCCCAAGACGCGCTCATTGCATTGCAGAAGTCTATCTTCGAAGGCCTTCCGTCCGCGGGGTCTCCTAGATTCATACTCTCCAGCCAAGAATGCTCACGGCTTGCGGCGATGCAGGTTTTCAGCTTGCGCACGCAACAAGGTGACTTGCATACACTTGGATCTATTCGGGGTCACGCCATCTACATCGAAGTTGATGACGCATTTCCTCTTCCCCTCCAGCCGGACATGGACGACGCAATCTATGTGGATATGAGGGACGAACCAACCGCACGATTTGTCAAGCTCGTCAACGCTACGCTTCCCCCTGTTCTAAATGAGGTTGATTTTGTGCGGATTGCATTTGATCACTGGGCACTGCAAACCTTGGATGAAAAAGATTATATTATTTCTTGGATATTTGACCACCTCAGGGTCGTCCCCCAGGAACTATTAACGCGTCTTAAAGATATCCCTTTTGTGGAGGTTGAAGGAACTGCGCAACGCGTCATACCGAGTGGACTCATTGACCCCACATCATCACTAGCGCCTTTGTACGCACAAGAAGTCGCCAAGTTCCCTGCTGGGGTATTTCGCACCAAGTACTTGCCCACGATGCGGAACTTGGGACTTTTGGACTTACGCCTCGATGTAAATGTCCTAAAGGAGCGCATTGATTATCTCTCGACTGGTCACTCCGACCCTGATCGCTTCCGAAAAGCAAAACATTTAATGCATCTTTTGAATCAGTCTTGGGAACCACAATTCAAAGAGCAGATTGTCTACGCGCGATCAAGGAAATGGATGCCCTGCAGCCCTAATGCTGCTCTTCCTCAGTGTCTCGAGTGCCCCTATCAGTGCCGCGATAGATACAgcggaagaggaaaaaatgaaaaccCATTCTACTTTGACCTTGCTCTGTCTATTCTTCCCAGCGAGATTCAAGTGGTCTCAAATGCATTCCGCGAGGCCCTTGGATGGTTGGATATTATCCGTCCAGAAACGTTGGTCAAACAATTCCGAATGACCGTTGATCTTGAACCAAGTAGCGAGCGGAACGATCGTCTCATGGCGTTAATCCATTACCTTGGATCTCTTCACCACGACCATAAATTATCGTTTGAAGTTGTGGAAGACTTGATCGCTGCCGCCGCTGATAAGGCCTGGATTCCGATATCTAAGTATGGTGAAGACACTGTTAAAACTAAGTTCGCGCTGCTACTTCCAGAGATTGATCTCAAGCCacccttcttccatattGAAAACTTTCAGTATCCCGCTTTTCTGGAAGAGATGGGATGCACAGCTAG ACCCAAGCTTGACGTCCTCGTCGAGGAACTAGCGCGCATAGATTTTGAGTCTGCTCGTGGCGTGGCTGCAAGTATATGCATTCTACAAGAAATAGCAGACGCACATCCGGGTTTTGACGCTGGTTTAATTCTGATTCCGGGGGACAACAACGAAGGGCTACCACTTCACCGCGTGTTCTTCCAGGATATACACTTCCTCGGCCTTTCCGGTTGCATGACTGAACTTGTCCCGACACACAGTTCCGTTTCCAGGGCTCTAGCGGAGTCGATGGGTGTACCATTCCTGAGCGCATTGATGCTGGATACCAATCCTGGTGGTGTAGAGGAcgaaaatgaagaagaagaacagatGTCCGAAGACTTTGTCAATCGTATACAAGGTTTCCTTCGTGAATTTGATGTGCGCTATGCACTCAACGAGTTCCTTGCCAATGCAGACGACGCAAAAGCGTCATAG